A DNA window from Anastrepha ludens isolate Willacy chromosome 6, idAnaLude1.1, whole genome shotgun sequence contains the following coding sequences:
- the LOC128867074 gene encoding putative gustatory receptor 59f, translated as MLSAIVQGSTKTRKKSLKRTQFFLPSVKSTVNEVEVYLYRSVYNFLLLSEFFVCLPYGVHRHLPTSKLSDHILKLLHLTWCTVIYAILVVSIYSEYTLSNIDLPTVQKPLYFAEYIVYLGHVLQIILATYWAHHKCARFLRTIAEFDHKLISFRKQPQYQQLRRFIRSHLGLITLYLISTLIVDYFYSDCNILNYIRSVIVYLLPNLIICCSLVQYYTLLYAITQRAIWLNEILHSELTQKKDPRDLRQRLQSIRILYSALQVFTKEVNNSFALSLVLVYIGSVTNLSVNVFLIYKYVDDTNNSTFSWIMYSVIWTAMHISKMFLILYYNYGVQGQKKQTAIIMNEIELQNSEMEETVTQFTLQLIINTRTNIVCGVAELNMNFITSLLVTMSTVFIFLLQYDITYEAITQTHKSGSPNRI; from the exons ATGTTGTCTGCAATAGTACAAGGAAGCACTAAGACCAGAAAAAAGTCACTGAAGAGAACCCAGTTTTTTCTCCCTAGTGTGAAAAGTACCGTCAACGAAGTGGAAGTGTATCTATATCGTtcagtatataattttttgttactcTCTGAGTTTTTTGTATGCCTGCCTTATGGCGTCCATCGACATTTACCTACCAGCAAGCTGAGCGATCATATTTTAAAGTTACTCCACCTCACCTGGTGCACTGTCATTTACGCCATTCTCGTTGTGAGCATTTACAGCGAATACACGCTATCGAATATTGACTTGCCCACAGTGCAAAAGCCGCTATACTTTGCTGAATATATAGTTTATTTGGGACATGTACTCCAAATTATACTGGCCACTTATTGGGCTCATCACAAGTGCGCCCGCTTCTTGCGTACCATAGCAGAATTCGATCACAAATTAATTTCCTTCCGCAAACAACCGCAATATCAACAACTGAGGCGCTTCATTAGAAGTCATCTGGGTTTGATAacgttatatttaatttcaactCTTATTGTCGACTACTTCTACAGCGATTGTAATATTCTGAACTATATTCGCAGTGTAATCGTTTATTTGTTGCCCAATCTCATAATATGTTGCTCGCTCGTACAATACTACACATTACTGTATGCCATCACTCAACGTGCAATTTGGCTTAACGAAATACTGCACAGTGAGCTTACGCAAAAGAAGGATCCAAGGGACTTACGTCAAAGGTTACAAAGCATTCGAATACTCTATTCGGCACTACAAGTATTTACAAAGGAGGTGAACAATTCGTTTGCGCTCTCACTGGTGTTGGTATATATTGGATCCGTCACGAACTTGTCGGTGAATGTTTTCTTGATTTACAAATACGTGGATGATACGAATAACTCAACATTTTCATGGATTATGTATTCGGTAATTTGGACGGCCATGCATATTTCCAAGATGTTCCTTATACTTTATTACAACTATGGTGTGCAGGGGCAG aaaaaacaaacaGCAATAATAATGAATGAAATAGAACTGCAAAACTCGGAAATGGAAGAAACT GTCACCCAATTTACATtgcaattaattataaatacaagAACTAATATTGTATGTGGAGTTGCAGAattaaatatgaactttattacATCA TTACTTGTCACCATGTCCACCGTATTCATATTTCTTCTGCAGTATGATATCACCTATGAGGCGattacacaaacacacaaatcGGGAAGTCCAAATCGGATTTAG
- the LOC128868254 gene encoding eukaryotic translation elongation factor 1 epsilon-1: protein MCEVETITKIANSLGVPAGEVNLNSEKVITRTNNNKTVSGFATILNTLAQESKSEIAYNSSATCEISAEVYQWIEFAVLYAAPGCKDKHVSQQLLRDFNKLFSTKSYLVGYFITLADLAIFYAIYNLMKSLSPVEKENYLNLSRWFDHLQQRPEIRQGGSVLNFTTIYLHGWATGTHV, encoded by the exons ATGTGTGAAGTCGAGACAATAACCAAAATAGCGAATTCTCTCGGTGTCCCAGCCGGCGAAGTGAATCTCAATTCTGAAAAG gtcATCACACGcactaataacaacaaaacgGTATCGGGCTTTGCCACTATCCTCAATACTCTTGCACAGGAATCAAAATCTGAAATAGCTTACAATAGTTCAGCGACATGTGAAATTAGTGCCGAAGTGTATCAGTGGATTGAATTTGCTGTATTGTACGCAGCGCCAGGTTGTAAAGACAAGCACGTATCACAACAACTGCTGCGTGATTTCAATAAACTTTTCAGCACTAAATCCTATTTAGTAGGATATTTCATTACACTAGCCGATTTGGCTATCTTCTATGCTATCTACAATTTAATG aaatctCTTTCACCCGTggaaaaagaaaactatttaaatctaTCGCGCTGGTTTGATCATCTGCAACAGAGGCCAGAAATACGCCAAGGAGGCAGTGTTCTTAACTTCACAACAATCTACCTACATGGTTGGGCGACGGGCACTCATGTATAA